From a single Metopolophium dirhodum isolate CAU chromosome 6, ASM1992520v1, whole genome shotgun sequence genomic region:
- the LOC132946274 gene encoding phosphatidylserine synthase: MVVQKKESVFNTLNECEVEDITLEFFYKPHTITLLILSIIGVIFMSFIRDDKSIDSNICAGIWCVIFFLILVSLLAFPNGPFVRPHPAVWRMVFGLSVLYSLTLLFLLFQKYETIKGMILWLDPNLKDFRIDMDKEYGVNCSDISVEKFWAHLDVFAAGHFFGWVSKAILVRHYGILWSMSMMWEFTEVMFSHLLPNFKECWWDAWILDVLLCNGFGIWVGMKICKMLEMRDYNWPGIKDIDTTKGKIKRAALQFTPASWTPVRWLDPNSSYMRFFSVCQMVIMWQVSELNTFFLKHIFEMPPSHPLVVGRLFFLSIVVAPSTRQYYTYVTDPNCKRLGTQCWVYAVIMVTESLLCIKNGKELFQQTEIFNISVWLMIMLFFSVVSVLGFWQADWLTGQKIDADVVPNSISNDSNVEEDYKTSKSKTL, encoded by the coding sequence ATGGTAGTCCAGAAGAAAGAAAGCGTGTTCAACACACTCAACGAATGTGAAGTGGAAGATATTACTTTAGAGTTTTTCTACAAACCTCATACCATAACTCTATTAATATTGTCAATCATTGGTGTAATTTTTATGTCCTTTATTCGAGATGACAAATCGATTGACAGCAATATTTGCGCTGGAATCtggtgtgttatattttttttgattcttgTATCTCTATTGGCATTCCCAAATGGCCCATTTGTGAGACCTCACCCAGCAGTCTGGCGAATGGTATTTGGACTAAGTGTTCTATACTCGTTAACattgctatttttattatttcaaaaatatgaaactaTTAAAGGAATGATATTATGGCTTGATCCTAATCTAAAAGATTTCCGAATTGATATGGATAAAGAGTATGGTGTTAACTGTTCAGATATCTCTGTAGAGAAGTTTTGGGCACATTTGGATGTATTTGCTGCTGGTCACTTTTTTGGATGGGTATCAAAAGCAATACTAGTGAGGCATTATGGAATATTGTGGTCAATGAGTATGATGTGGGAATTCACTGAAGTAATGTTTTCTCATTTATTGCCTAATTTTAAGGAATGTTGGTGGGATGCATGGATTTTAGATGTCCTACTTTGCAATGGATTTGGTATATGGGTCGGaatgaaaatttgcaaaatgTTGGAAATGAGAGACTATAACTGGCCTGGTATTAAAGATATTGACACAACTAAAGGTAAAATCAAGCGAGCTGCACTACAGTTTACACCAGCTAGTTGGACACCAGTTCGGTGGCTAGATCCAAATTCATCATATATGCGCTTTTTTTCTGTGTGCCAAATGGTAATTATGTGGCAAGTATCTGAACTGAATACATTCTTCTTGAAGCACATATTTGAAATGCCACCATCACATCCACTAGTTGTTGGCAGGCTTTTCTTTTTGAGTATTGTAGTTGCACCATCTACTCGACAATATTACACATATGTGACAGATCCTAATTGTAAAAGACTTGGGACACAGTGTTGGGTCTATGCAGTCATAATGGTCACTGAGTCACtgttgtgtataaaaaatggaAAAGAACTATTTCAACAGACAGAAATTTTTAACATATCAGTATGGTTGATGATCATGCTATTTTTCTCCGTTGTGAGTGTTTTGGGTTTTTGGCAGGCTGATTGGTTGACAGGACAAAAAATTGATGCAGATGTTGTTCCAAACTCCATTTCAAATGATAGCAATGTTGAAGAAGACTACAAAACTAGCAAAAGCAAaacactttaa
- the LOC132946276 gene encoding 26S proteasome non-ATPase regulatory subunit 10-like, whose translation MMDFEKLKEKTFEDAHKGNVDQVMKAVEEHLRLLKEVDVNNRLLLHWAALGGHDRLVRYLLENGQPEDSRDDMQTTPLILAASGGRIDTVKTLIEYGVNINAKNEEGHSALQYAASKGWTEIVRYLVSKGADVDIADNRGATPLHRCASKGNMSVLKILLDCDVHVDAKDNYGNTPLHLACEEGRVQEAGLLIKSGADITLLNKEKLTPFDLAPSDVQGILRKI comes from the exons atgatggattttgaaaagttaaaggaAAAAACTTTTGAAGATGCACATAAAGGTAATGTTGACCAAGTCATGAAAGCAGTCGAAGAGCACTTGAGGCTGTTAAAAGAAGTGGAcgtt AACAATCGTTTGCTCCTTCATTGGGCAGCGCTTGGGGGCCATGATAGACTTGTACGATACCTTCTCGAAAATGGTCAACCAGAAGATTCTCGAGATgac ATGCAAACTACTCCTCTTATATTAGCAGCATCAGGTGGCCGCATTGATACAGTAAAAACTCTTATAGAATATGGAGTAAATATTAACGCAAAAAACGAAGAAGGACATTCTGCACTTCAATATGCAGCTTCAAAAGGTTGGACAGAA attgtCAGATATTTAGTATCAAAAGGCGCTGATGTTGATATTGCTGATAATAGAGGAGCAACACCATTACATAGATGTGCATCAAAAGGAAACATGTCAGTGCTAAAAATTTTATTGGACTGTGATGTACATGTAGATGCTAAAGATAATTATGGAAACACACcact CCATTTAGCTTGTGAAGAAGGACGTGTACAAGAAGCTGGATTATTGATTAAAAGTGGAGCTGATATCACTCTCttaaacaaagaaaaattaacaCCTTTTGATTTAGCACCATCTGATGTACAAGgcattttaagaaaaatctaa